One part of the Pelecanus crispus isolate bPelCri1 chromosome 20, bPelCri1.pri, whole genome shotgun sequence genome encodes these proteins:
- the PGPEP1 gene encoding pyroglutamyl-peptidase 1 — MEKPRRAVVVTGFGPFGEHAVNASWIAVQELEKLGLRDDVDLHVYEVPVEYQTVQRLIPALWKKHSPQLVVHVGVSGMATTVTLEKCGHNVGYKGLDNCRFCPGSQCCVEGGPECIDSIIDMDTVCRRVSALGLDVTVTISKDAGRYLCDFTYYTSLYQSRGRSAFVHVPPLGKPYTAEQLGRALQAIIEEMLDVLEHSEDKINCQHEH, encoded by the exons ATGGAGAAGCCGCGGCGGGCGGTGGTGGTGACGG GGTTTGGTCCGTTTGGAGAGCACGCTGTTAACGCCAGTTGGATTGCAGTTCAG GAGCTGGAGAAGCTAGGACTGCGAGATGACGTGGATCTGCACGTCTATGAAGTCCCAGTTGAATACCAGACAGTGCAAAGGCTCATTCCTGCATTATGGAAAAAGCACAGTCCACAA ttGGTGGTTCATGTAGGTGTTTCGGGTATGGCTACAACTGTAACTCTGGAGAAGTGTGGCCATAACGTAGGTTACAAAGGCTTAGACAACTGCCGGTTCTGCCCAGGCTCTCAGTGTTGCGTAGAAGGTGGCCCAGAATGCATCGATTCCATTATTGACATGGACACGGTTTGCAGGAGAGTCTCGGCGCTGGGGCTGGATGTCACGGTCACCATATCTAAGGATGCCGGCAG ATACCTCTGTGACTTCACTTACTACACTTCCTTGTACCAGAGCCGCGGGAGGTCAGCTTTTGTTCACGTGCCTCCGCTGGGAAAACCATATACTGCAGAACAGCTGGGTCGGGCGCTACAGGCTATAATAGAAGAAATGCTTGATGTTTTGGAGCATTCTGAAGACAAAATCAATTGTCAGCATGAACACTGA